The Arcanobacterium wilhelmae region CCGCGGATTTGCGATCGCCGGCACTGTGGGTGTTATTGCAGGTGCGGGAATGCCTTCGGCATTCGCAACAGATGGTCAGGCCGATACCGCGTCGAAGGATGCGCTCGTTAAGCCAGCTACCGTGAAGGTGGATACCAACGCCACCTCGCAGGGCGCCCAGAGCGTCGAGGTAAATACTTCGGCTACTGGCGAGTGGAAGATTGCCAAGGTTGATTTTGATGCCAAGGCTGCTCCGGAGGCTCCGCAGACTGAAGATGCTCCGGCCGCAGATCAGGGTGGAGATGCGGTTGCGGCTACCGCGGTCCGTACGGCTACCTCGTCGGCTCGGGCTCCTCAGGCGCCTTCGGTCGCCCCGCGTGGGGCGGTTGCTGGCTCGTCGGTTGTAGCAACTGGCCTTTCACTCCAGGGTGTGCCTTACGTGTGGGGTGGCACCACTCCTGCTGGCTGGGATTGCATTGGCTTTGTCCGTTACGTGTTCGCACAGCATGGGGTGAGCATCGGTTCTGTTCCGTCGGCGGTTCTGTCGGTTGGCCGTCAGGTTCCTTACTCGCAGGTCCAGCCGGGTGACATCCTCTACTGGCCAGGCCACGTGGCGATCTCCCTTGGAAATGGTCAGAATGTTGCTGCGTGGAATCCTGGAATGGGTACTCGCGTTGGCCCGGATTCGTGGGTCGGCGGCACTCCGATCGTGATTCGCGTGGGCGTATGACACTTTGAAAATTGGGAGGTACCTCAGGTACCTCCCAATTTTTATGTCTGCGCCCGGTTGTTGGTGCGCCTTGCCCAGCGGTGGGCTGCTCGGCAAGCCTTCCTACGGAGCCGTACTTTCGTCCCCGACGTCGGGGAAGTGCAGGCGGAACTGGCGTATCGGCGTCGCTCCAACGATCGTCACGTGTATCACATTTGCGGTGGGCGTGAGATAATGGGAGTGTCCAAACGGAAAAGGAGAATCCCATGCATGACAACGTGGTTGTGGTTGGAATTGATGGTAGCGAGCCTTCGTACGCGGCTCTCGAGTGGGCGCTGAACCAGTCGAAGGAGCGCGGTGCGCGCCTGCATTTGGTGTGTGCGTTCGAGTTGCCGACGTATGCGACTGCCTCGGTCTCCCCGATCCCTCAGGATTCGGGCCAATATTTGCGCGATGCTGCTGAGGGAATGCTGAGCAAGGCTGTCGAGATGGTTGATGGGCACGGCGTGGAGGTGACCTCGGCGCTGGAGTTTGGTGATCCTACTGAGATTTTGACGGAGCTTTCGAAGAAGGCGGCTCTGGTGGTGATTGGCGGGCGTTCGACCCGGAACAAGTTCTCGGATCGTCTGTTGCGTACCGCGTCGAGCGCCGTTCCTGCATACGCGTACTGCCCGACGGTGGTGGTGCCGTTCCATCATGAGCGCAAGTTCCAGCCGATCGAGCATATCGTGGTTGGTGTAGACGGCTCAGAGCACGGCCGGCGTGCGTTGCAGCGTGCCGTGTGGGAGGCAGACCGTTGGGGTGCACGTCTGACGGTTCTCTCGGCGATCCCGATCGCGTATAACCCGGGCATGAATGCCGTGGTGTCGGATGAGGATATTCTCGCCGATGCTGAGAAGGAGATCCGTGCGGAGATCGATTCGGTACTTGAGGGGCGCGATGTGAAGATCAATGTGCACGCGCAGCGCGGTAATCCGTCGTACGTGTTGCCGGAGTTTTCGAAGATGGTGGATCTTGTGATTGTTGGGACGCGTGGCCGTGGCGGCATCGCGGGTTTGCTACTCGGCTCTACCTCGCAGATGGTGTTGGGGCAGGCTGAGTGCCCAGTGATGGTTGTTCCGAAGAAGGTTCGCGACGGCGACGACGTCGGTCCGTCCAAGCGCGCCGAGTAGCCGGCTGGCGCACGGCGCGTGTTTGCGAAGGTGGCGAGGCTGGTGCCTCGCCACCTTCGTTTTTGTTGCGGGTTTCGGGTATGCTGGAACGGCCCTGCCTCCGTAGCTCAGTGGATAGAGCACCGCTCTCCTAAAGCGGGTGTCGGCGGTTCGATCCCGCCCGGGGGCGCTCAAGCGCTCGCGCACTTCCTTTTCCGCTCTCGGCGCGGTAGCGCCGCTTTCTTGGCGGCGTTGAGTATCGTTGTGGTGTGAGTCCATTTTTTCGTCGTAAGAAGTTGAAGTCCGAACCGGAGGCTGAGGTGCAGCCGACGCCGGTGGAGCCCCTTGCGCCCGAGGGCGATGAGGGTGATGTGAAGGCGGTGGTCGCGCCGCAGATCACGCTCGCTGATCGAGCAAGCCGCGATGAGTTGGTGAGTCAGGCTTTGCGTACCTGGCATGAGGAGCTGTGGAAGCGCGCCGCTGCTGCTGACGATGCTGCCCAGGTGGAGGTTCGCCGTTCGAGCGTGGATTTGACGCACGCGCATCCGACGGGTTCAGCGATGTTCTACTCGCACGGGATCACGAAGTTGTCGCTTCTGGTCCGTGAGGATCGCGCTCTTGCTCAAGCTCGTGAGGCGCTGGCGCGGCTGCGTGATCGGATCGCGCAGATGAGTGCCTCCCATGGGCATGCTCCGCTCTCACTCGCGTTTGGCGAGTTCACATGGACTGACATTGCGCAGGCGCAGGAGTTGGTGGCGGACGAGTACGAGCTCACCACCGAGCTTCATTTGGACGAGGCTGAGGTTGAGCTGGAGCCGGCGGAGGCGGCCGTCGAGTTGCATGAGCCTGTCGTCGTCACGGAGCCGGCACTGCTGCGCCAGGTGAAGCTGGAGTTTTTGGAGGGCGAGGATGCTCTGATCCAGTTGCAACATCTTGTGGAGATTAATCCGGTGGTGTTGCGCGCGTTGCGCGAGAACGGTGCGACGGGGGAGAACATTGCGCAGGTGCGTGAGCTTGCGGCGGCAGGCGACGCTGATGCGTTGCTCGCGCGCTTGGTGGACTTGGCGCGCGTGTATCTTCCTGGTTTTGGTTTCGAAGAACGGGCGCTACTGGGCTTGTTTGCACGGCCGGAGCGCGCGATGCTGGTGGATTTGGAGGCGATTGCGCCGTATGTGCGCACGTCTGGCGTGCTGGCGGCGCTCGCGGGCGACGAGGAAACGGCGCAGCTAACGTCGTCGCCGATCCCTGCGGGGGATCGCGAGGATCGAGCTCCGGAGGCGGAGCGCGGCGCGGGTGATCACGACGTCGATGAGTTGCATGCTGTGGAGGCTGTGGCGAGCGGCCGGTCGTTCGTGTTGGATACGCCGCCGGGGTCGGAGAAGTTTTCCACTCTTGCGTCGATCGCTGCGGATCGGGCCGCGAGCGGCGCGTCAGTACTGTTTGTTCCCACGGATGAGGCGTCGGCCCGTGAGTTCGTGGCGCAGATGCGCCACGAAGGCCTCGATGATCTGTTGTTGGATTTGACCGACGCCGAAGGTGCACCGCGCCGTATCCGCGAGGGTTTGCGTCTGGAGTTACCCAAGTTCGACGTCGACGAGGTGCTGGACGTTCGAGACAAGCTGGTGCGCGTTCGCCGCGTTTTGGGTGAGTTTGTCGATGATCTGCATGTGGCGGATCCGGAGTGGAAGCTTTCGATCCATGATCTGTTAGAGAAGCTTGCGCAACTTACGGCGGATCCGAACGGCCCGGCAACCCGTGTGCGTTTGGGGAGCGAGGCCGTGTCGATGCTGCGTAATGAGGGCATGGATTCGGTCAAGGCGAAGTTTGCGAAGGCTGGGGAGCTGGGCGCTTTTAACCAGGAGTTCGCGCGTAGTGCGTGGGCTGGCTCGAAGATTTCCGACGTCGCTGAGGGGACCCGCGCCGTGGAGGAGGCTCGCCGCCTGCACGAGGTGTCGTTGCGCGCGGTGATCGCGCAGTCTTCGCGCGCCGCGGGGGAGACTGGCTTGACCCAGGCTCGTACGCTCGCCGAGTGGTTCGAGCAGGTGGACGTGCTCTCCGGCGTCGCCGAATCTTTGGACACGTTCGTTCCAGAGATTTTCGAGACTTCCGCGATGGATATGGTGATTGCGACGGCGTCGAAGGAGTGGCGCGTGGCGAACGGCCACCAGATGAAGCGCGGGGAGCGCCGCCGGTTCCGCCGGCAGGCGCAGGATCTTGTGCGCCCCGGTGTCGTGGTGAACGATTTGCATGCGGAGCTGACACGGGCGCAGGAGCGTCGCGAAGTGTGGCGCCGTTACGCAACGGAGGGCGGCTGGCCGCGTCTTCCCGACGGCATGGGGCAGATTCGCGTGATGCGCGAGGAGGTGGAGCGTGATCTGGACGCGCTCTCGGCTCATCTGGGCGGCGAGGATCTGGCGTCGATGCCGTTTGAGGCTTTGCAAGAGCGGCTTGCGGCGCTGGTCGCCGACGCCGATCATATGAGTTCTTTGCCTGCTCGGAACGCGATTGTGGACGAGTTGGATCGGTTTGGCTTCGGCGAGTTGCTGCGCGACATGGTTGGCCGTGGCGTTCGCGCCGAGGAATCGGGCGGGGAGCTGGAGCTCGCCTACACCTCGAGCGTGTTTGAGCAGTTGATCGCGAAGTCGCGGGTGCTGGCGAAGCTTGCGCCGGCAGACGTGTCGAACTTGTTGGAGCATTTGCGTTACCTGGATCAGCGCCACGTGCGTTCGCTCGCGGCGCCGGTGATGTTGGCTGCTGTGAAGCGTGGCCGCGAGGTGATGCGCGAGGCGAAGTCCGACACTTTGAAGCTCGATGCTCAGCTTGATGAGCGTGGGGTTGGCGGTTTGCATGATCTGATCGCGATCTATTCGCGTATCGTGCTGGCTGCGCGTCCTGTGTGGGTTGCGCCGCCGACGGTGGTGGCCGAGCTGGTTCCGCCGATGCCGTGGGTTGATGTGGTGATGGTGGAGGCCCCGGAGGCCGAGTCGGTTGCTGGCGTTGTGGCTTCGCTGGTGCGCGGCCGCCAGGTGGTGGTTGTGGGCGATACGCGCCGCGGCGCCGAGATGGAGGGCGCGCCAATTACCGATTTCGCGGGTGTTCTTCCTGTGATCGAGTTGCCTGCGAATCGTGCGGTCTACAATTCGCTTGCTGCGCGTGCGCTCATGACGCACGGCTACGCGGATGTTCTCGCGCCGGTTCCTGCGCCGCATGGGGGTTCGTCGTCGCGCCTGGTCCAGGTGGATGGCCGTGGGGTTCCGGCGTCGGGTAGCGACGGTGCGATCGAATCAACCCAGGTCGAGGTCGACGCCGCTGTGGACGCTGTTCTCGAGCATGCGATGTCACGCCCGGGCGAGAGCCTGGCGGTGGTGGGCATTTCGACGTCGCACGCGAACCGGATCCGAAGCGCTGTGAGCGCGCTCGCGGAGCGCTCCACCGACGTCGCCGCCCTACTTTCTGCTCCGGAACCGCTGGTTGTGGTGGATGTTGCGGGTGCGCGCGGCGTGCGCCGCGACCACGTAATCTTGTCTGTGGGTTTTGGAAAGACAGTGCATGGGCGGGTGCTCCACTCGTTCGGTGTGCTGGCGACGCCTGCTGGCACGCGCGGCTTGATCGATGCGATTGAGGCGCCGAGGCGCGAACTGACCGTGATTTCTTCGTTGGCGCCGGGCGAGATCCGCAAGGATCGCCTGTCGACGTCGGGTCCGAAGCTGCTCGCGGATCTTCTTGATGCGGCCTCCGGTTCGGCTGATGTTCCGAGTGGTCACGAGGGCGCCTCGGAGCCACTTCTTGAGGATTTGAAGCGGCGCGTGGAGGCCGACGGCTGGGTTGCGCAGCTCAACTACGGCTACGAAGGTTCCGTGTCGATTCCGCTGGTTGTGGGCCATCCGGACATTCCGGGCACGTGGGCTGTGGCTGTGGTGTTCGACGACGATTCGTACGTTGCCGAGAAGTCGTTGCGTCGCCGTGATCGGTACCGTGTGGAGATGCTCGAGGTGCGCGGCTGGCGTGTCCATCAGACGTTCTCGACGTCGTTGTTTATTGACCCTGCTGGTGAGGCGGAGCGCGTTGGTGCTCTCATGCGTGAGGTTCACGAACGTTACAACCCGGTTGCGGTTGTAGTTCCGGAGCTCGACGACGACGGTTGGGGCGAGGTTGTGGCCGACGAAGCGGTGTCGGATCATGCCGTTTCGGAGCTGATGCCGCGCGTGTTGCCGCGCGGGCCACGGCCTGCTGTGACGCCGGGGCTTGCGCTCGCGGCTTATACTGACGATCAGCTCGACGAGATGGCCGCGTGGATCGCTTCCGACGGGGTGCCTCGCGACAACGAGCAGTTCATGGACGCGTTGCGTGCGGAGCTCGGGCTGACGCGGCGTGGCGGCCAGACCGACGCAGTGCTCGGAAACGTTGTTCGCCGCTGCGGCCAGGTGGCTGGCGGTGCGAGTGAGGAGCAGATCGCTCAGGCGCAGACGGCGCAGGCTGAGGCCGATGTAGCACAGGCTGAGGTTGAGGCCGCAGAAGAGCTTGAGCGCAGGGAGTTGATTGAGCCGGAGGAGCCCGCCGTTGACGAGCCTGGACTCGGGGGTGAGGAATCGGAGGAGCCCGCCGTTGACGAGCCTGGACTCGGGGGTGAGGAATCGGAGGAGCTCCTTGAGCAAGAGGCCGAGTTCGAGACCGAAGAGGATCTCGAGGCGGAGGCTGAGGCAGAGCTTGAGCATCGTGAGGCAATCGAGCCGAATCCCGGCGAACCAGAAATTGGCGAGTCTGAGGGCGTCAAGCCCGAGTCGCCGGTTGAGGAGGAGCTGGAGGCTGAGGAGGAGCTTGAGGTTGAGGCTGAGGAGGAGCTAGAGCGGCGCGAGCTGATCGAGCCTGGTGACACGACACCAGAATCGGTGGCGGATGCTGTTTTGGTTGAAGACGAGCCCGAAGCCGGCATGGAGAAGACGGACGGCCTGGTACTCGACGACGATCCCATATTCGAGGAACGCTGATGGGCACACGCCAGGGCAAGCGCGTGATCGCGCTCTCGCGGGTGGATCGGGAGAAGCTCGAACGTGGTGAATTCACTAGCCCTGAACAGGCCGTGCATCAATGGGACCACACGGCTGGCGGCGAGAGGGCTCGCCGCCAGCCGGCACGAGACGAAGCGCGATTCACTCCCCACGAGAAGGATCTTCTGCGGGAGGTCCCGCCGCATTTCGGCAAGATCTAAAAGATTGTGATGTTCAGCTAGGTCGCGAGCGCTCCATCGCATGTGTGCAACATCGTGGTGGCTGGTGGCTGGTGGCTGGTGGCTGGTGGCTGGTGGCTGGTGGCTGGTGGCTGGAGAGCTCGGGCGCTGTGAAAATAAAAATTGGTGGTGGCCAAGCGGCCACCACCAATTTTTGTTACGTGCCCGTTGAACACGGGAACGCTGGGTTTGCTCAGTTCTGGCGAGCCAGAAGATCGCGGATCTGGGTGAGGAGCACGACGTCCTC contains the following coding sequences:
- a CDS encoding DNA helicase, which codes for MSPFFRRKKLKSEPEAEVQPTPVEPLAPEGDEGDVKAVVAPQITLADRASRDELVSQALRTWHEELWKRAAAADDAAQVEVRRSSVDLTHAHPTGSAMFYSHGITKLSLLVREDRALAQAREALARLRDRIAQMSASHGHAPLSLAFGEFTWTDIAQAQELVADEYELTTELHLDEAEVELEPAEAAVELHEPVVVTEPALLRQVKLEFLEGEDALIQLQHLVEINPVVLRALRENGATGENIAQVRELAAAGDADALLARLVDLARVYLPGFGFEERALLGLFARPERAMLVDLEAIAPYVRTSGVLAALAGDEETAQLTSSPIPAGDREDRAPEAERGAGDHDVDELHAVEAVASGRSFVLDTPPGSEKFSTLASIAADRAASGASVLFVPTDEASAREFVAQMRHEGLDDLLLDLTDAEGAPRRIREGLRLELPKFDVDEVLDVRDKLVRVRRVLGEFVDDLHVADPEWKLSIHDLLEKLAQLTADPNGPATRVRLGSEAVSMLRNEGMDSVKAKFAKAGELGAFNQEFARSAWAGSKISDVAEGTRAVEEARRLHEVSLRAVIAQSSRAAGETGLTQARTLAEWFEQVDVLSGVAESLDTFVPEIFETSAMDMVIATASKEWRVANGHQMKRGERRRFRRQAQDLVRPGVVVNDLHAELTRAQERREVWRRYATEGGWPRLPDGMGQIRVMREEVERDLDALSAHLGGEDLASMPFEALQERLAALVADADHMSSLPARNAIVDELDRFGFGELLRDMVGRGVRAEESGGELELAYTSSVFEQLIAKSRVLAKLAPADVSNLLEHLRYLDQRHVRSLAAPVMLAAVKRGREVMREAKSDTLKLDAQLDERGVGGLHDLIAIYSRIVLAARPVWVAPPTVVAELVPPMPWVDVVMVEAPEAESVAGVVASLVRGRQVVVVGDTRRGAEMEGAPITDFAGVLPVIELPANRAVYNSLAARALMTHGYADVLAPVPAPHGGSSSRLVQVDGRGVPASGSDGAIESTQVEVDAAVDAVLEHAMSRPGESLAVVGISTSHANRIRSAVSALAERSTDVAALLSAPEPLVVVDVAGARGVRRDHVILSVGFGKTVHGRVLHSFGVLATPAGTRGLIDAIEAPRRELTVISSLAPGEIRKDRLSTSGPKLLADLLDAASGSADVPSGHEGASEPLLEDLKRRVEADGWVAQLNYGYEGSVSIPLVVGHPDIPGTWAVAVVFDDDSYVAEKSLRRRDRYRVEMLEVRGWRVHQTFSTSLFIDPAGEAERVGALMREVHERYNPVAVVVPELDDDGWGEVVADEAVSDHAVSELMPRVLPRGPRPAVTPGLALAAYTDDQLDEMAAWIASDGVPRDNEQFMDALRAELGLTRRGGQTDAVLGNVVRRCGQVAGGASEEQIAQAQTAQAEADVAQAEVEAAEELERRELIEPEEPAVDEPGLGGEESEEPAVDEPGLGGEESEELLEQEAEFETEEDLEAEAEAELEHREAIEPNPGEPEIGESEGVKPESPVEEELEAEEELEVEAEEELERRELIEPGDTTPESVADAVLVEDEPEAGMEKTDGLVLDDDPIFEER
- a CDS encoding C40 family peptidase; its protein translation is MAGRHSLLEKKNLKDSAAFRGFAIAGTVGVIAGAGMPSAFATDGQADTASKDALVKPATVKVDTNATSQGAQSVEVNTSATGEWKIAKVDFDAKAAPEAPQTEDAPAADQGGDAVAATAVRTATSSARAPQAPSVAPRGAVAGSSVVATGLSLQGVPYVWGGTTPAGWDCIGFVRYVFAQHGVSIGSVPSAVLSVGRQVPYSQVQPGDILYWPGHVAISLGNGQNVAAWNPGMGTRVGPDSWVGGTPIVIRVGV
- a CDS encoding universal stress protein, whose translation is MHDNVVVVGIDGSEPSYAALEWALNQSKERGARLHLVCAFELPTYATASVSPIPQDSGQYLRDAAEGMLSKAVEMVDGHGVEVTSALEFGDPTEILTELSKKAALVVIGGRSTRNKFSDRLLRTASSAVPAYAYCPTVVVPFHHERKFQPIEHIVVGVDGSEHGRRALQRAVWEADRWGARLTVLSAIPIAYNPGMNAVVSDEDILADAEKEIRAEIDSVLEGRDVKINVHAQRGNPSYVLPEFSKMVDLVIVGTRGRGGIAGLLLGSTSQMVLGQAECPVMVVPKKVRDGDDVGPSKRAE